The proteins below are encoded in one region of Oncorhynchus tshawytscha isolate Ot180627B linkage group LG04, Otsh_v2.0, whole genome shotgun sequence:
- the LOC112249717 gene encoding fatty acid-binding protein, liver-type-like has translation MSFSGKYQLETHDNFEPFMKAIGLPDELIQEGKDIKSISEIEETGDHFKVTVTTGTKMLTNSFTIGQETELETLTGEKVNSVVMREGNKLKVSLKGIDSVTELADANTLVNTMTVAGIAYKRISKRI, from the exons ATGTCTTTCTCAGGGAAATACCAGCTGGAGACACATGACAACTTTGAGCCTTTCATGAAGGCTATTG GTCTCCCTGATGAGCTTATCCAGGAGGGCAAAGACATCAAGAGCATCTCTGAGATTGAGGAGACTGGAGACCACTTCAAGGTGACTGTCACCACGGGGACAAAGATGCTCACCAACTCCTTCACCATTGGCCAGGAGACGGAGCTCGAGACGCTGACCGGGGAGAAGGTCAAT TCTGTGGTGATGAGGGAAGGTAACAAGCTGAAGGTCTCCCTGAAGGGGATCGATTCTGTCACAGAACTGGCAGATGCAAACACCCTCGTCAAC ACCATGACTGTAGCGGGCATTGCTTACAAGAGGATCAGCAAACGAATATGA